AATTTCTATAATTAATTCGTTGGATGGAAAGTATACAACGAGCTAATATGCAAAGAATAGGGTCACTAAAAAAATCGTAAATATGATTCAATATATGAATATCAAAAAGGAATGTTTCATAGAATTTCTTTGTCTAAAAATGGAGTTATAATTACTTTTACCAAACCGTTATAATGCAAAAACAAAGTATATGAAGATCTTTTTCTACGTATTATATTACCGGATTCGACGCTATTGAATATCTTGGTAGCACTCAATTCTTCTTGGCAATGCTAAACGAGAGCCCAGCTTCAACATCATAGAACCTTACCGTTGAAAATCCCGCTTTGGCAAAAGGTTGCCTATCGCCTATTCCTTTCTTGCAGATAACCAGATATTCAAATCTGTTCTAGTGACCTTGTTTGACGGAGGTCCTATGACGGGCTACCCTGATTCTGGCATACGGTGTTGACCGTGGGTATTGCTCTCTAGAACAGTGCGGATTCAAGAAACGCAAAATGACTTGCTTAAGATCTACCATCGATTAAGGTTGGAGCATGGCTTGCTGTCGGGTAATGTCCGCACCGTAAACTTACTGTCAACTCGGATTATTGTCAGGCAAGAACACCCTTACAAGGAAGAAGCCACAAAGCAACGACAGCAAAGCCGGTAGACCAAAGGATAATTCGTAAAGCCAGTATGGTATGTTGACATCAATCATTCCTCCTATGTAATAGGTGTATAAAAATGCACCAGAAGGGACAAACGAGAAAACAGCTAAAAGTGCGACTTTGAGTTTCTTCATCTCATTCGTAATGCTCAAGAAATATACACAGAGAGCAACTGGAAGAACAAACAATACTATGAGCGACAGGGGAACCATGAACCAAAGATATTGGTCAGATGGGGGTGGAAGTATTCCGTAATTGTAAAGCTCGTTAGACAAGATATAGACTGCAAGCAATACCAGACAGGCCAAGCAGAACTCGCTGATGCCCCAATACTTAACATGAATAAATATCTATGCTGATTAGTAAAATTTTACGTGACTCTGGTTCCATCTGACAACATATGTTGTTATGCGGATACTGTGAGCTTCTAGTGCAATTGCTAGCAATGTAAAGAAAGGTTTATTCACGATAGGTCACAAATATCAAATAATGGCTTCATTCATTAGGTTTTTGCAAGAACACTTATCGTGTGCTTGATTTTCGGCACTGCCTCGTTGTCATTTGTTGTTTATGCTCAATCTTCTATTCCAGATATACAAACTATTAATCTTCCATCTTGAACTCCAATTCCATCGCCGCCATCCTTAAGCTTGATTTCGGTAAATGTGTCACCTGACATCCCCCCAGACAATGAGGCGCCATATGTAGCTGGCTTTCAAAAGGGCCAAGATGTACTTGTATACAGCATTGTACACGCTATGTGAAGGGTTTCTGTAAGATAAACATATAGAGTGTACTCGATTAAAGGTATTGGTAGTTTTGCTTCTTTATTTGTCTATAAACGGGAGGCGATTACGCCACTTCCTTCCTGTAGCGATTCTAACAGCGATAACGACGAGAATCACAGCCGCTGTTAAGCCTACGATCAAGACAATTCGTTCGTCAATAGGTAATACCATAAGGTTACTCTAGCAGAATACTATCTGAATATAGTATATAAGCCTGTACTATTCAGTCGATTGTTTATCGAATCCTACAGTTTCTGTTTACTCAAACGCATTCATCATGTTGATAGACCAATTCTTTCGTGACTCAAGATTCTTCTGGCCAGCAGTGTTGTTGCTTACCTATGCACGACCGGCTTTCCAGTCTCCAACTTGTACGGGGATTCGACTTTGAAGTCAACTCTTGACCGTAAGTCAGTCCAATAGTGTTATGTTGGAATGTCAGAAATCAGCCTACGAGCTTCCTGCCTTCACTTTTCGGTATGGCTGCAAGCGTCTCGCTGGTCACTATATGAGACTGTTTGAGAAGGAACGAAGCAACTGTTTTTTCATCCGGCGCTTCAATCACCATTATGTTATCATATCTTCCCAGTGTATAGAAATCCTCCTTCACCTTCAGACCCTTCTTGGCAAACTCCTTCTCAAGCTTGTCCTCTTCTGCAAAGTCTTGTTTAGTAAGCTTCTTTCTGAACTTTACCAAAGTAACGAAGTACATACTTTCTTTTTTACACGAGTTATATATAAACTTGATTTTTTGATAGAACCTAGAGGTCTGTTGTCCCCCTCTCCCTCCGCTTGTTATGTTATCCTGCTTATAGGAAACTGTGCAATGATCGTTTTTGTGACTAGTGTTTATATATTCAAAGACTCGCTTTCCCGACCCTCACTAAACAATAGTGAAATCTTTTGCGTTTCTGGATATGACTACTCTATACAAAAATCCGTGGTAAACAGGTGGCAAAGTGTTTATCTTAATCGTTTGCTAAAGTTAGTCGTTTCAGTCGTAGCATGCCAAAGGAGGATGAAGGAAGTAGCCTAGTTGCAGGAGCCGAAAGAAGTTGAATGAAAATGGAATACTTTATTCCAGAAAAACTCTTTTAGGTCTCTATCAGGGTACTCTGATCGACTTCGAAACCACTGGTGTTATAGGAGTAGACCCTAGCTGTGAAGTGATAACTCTAGGATATTTGACACAAAACCAGCTAGTCGTGCTTCAGAGAAAGAGCTTTGAAAAGCATGGCTATTATAATGAACTGAAAAAACTTCTTAATGCTCTGCCGAAGCCTTTCTATTCATACAATTATGAATTTGAAATGAAGGTAATGAAAGAAGAGCTTGGAATGCAGGTTAACGATTCAGACTTCTATGATATCATGAAGCCATACAAAGAGATGGCTGAGACCAGAAGGATGAAATGGCCTAAACTTGATGAATTGATAAGCGAGCCAGAAGACTACTTTGGAGAAGGCAAGGTATCTGGAAAAGATGTACCCGAGCTTTGGTACGCCTACTTGCAGAGCGGTGATGAATCGATACTTGATGCAATTGCTCAGCATTGCTTCAGTGATGTATTAAGAGAGATGGTGCTGCTGATAAGAGGAATTTAGAATATTAAAAACTCATATCGTCAGATAGCTGGCTGTTGCTCTTGGAATTTTCATGTCACATAAATTCAGAACTGGTTCTTGAAAATTCGGCCATAAACTTCTCTTTCTAGTCCGCAGTAACCTACCCCAAACTTGTACAAAAAACAAAACTGCTTTTTAACTGTCGAGCTGGCCGTTCTGCTAGGACAAATTGCCAAAGGTTAAGCCTGTGTGGAAGCCTGAATTCCTTGATATATGGAACGCTACGCTCGGATTCTACAAAATCTGGGTCATTCACTTGGGCAGAAGATACGGCATTCTGCAGGCTCTAGAAGAAACAAGCTATTCTCCTGATGAGTTGGCGTCGACTCTTGGACTTCAACCTGAACCTATCAGGATCTGGTGCGATGTAGCTTACTCACTAGGTTTGGTTCAAAGGAAGAAAGGAAGATACCATCTGTCGAAAAGGCTTGCTTCCATTCTTGTCAATGAAAATGATGTCAATTACATAGGTGGCCTTGTTTCATACATTGCCCTAAGAAGCTTGGACTTCGGTGTGTTTGATGATTATTTTAAAAATGGCGCAAGCTACATGCCGCAACCCCACACAACTGAGGCTTTCGAAGAAGCAACAAAATGGGACCATACCGCGTTTATGAAATTGGTTTTACCTAGGGAGAAAAGACTTCGCACCGTTTTGGAGAACGCAAAGGTTCTTGACCTTGGGTCAGGTGCCGGAAACTGGTCTATCAAGCTTGCGTCTTATTTTAAAAACTCAACTTTTGTATGCATTGACCCTGATGCAACAGCCATAGAGAGCGGAAGAAAGAAGTCATTAGAACTTGGCCTTCACAATATCACCTTCCATGTTTCCAAGGCAGAGGAGATGAATTTTAAAAACGAATTTGATGTGGTTTACTTGGGTGAGGTACTCTGTCTCATAAATCAAAGAAAGGAAGTTCTCAAGGCTTGCTATTCTGCTTTGAAAGAAGGTGGGTTCGTGGTGATTTGTGAAGGTCTGATAAATGTGGATAAGAAAAAACCGGATAACCAGCTTACTGAAGCAATGCAGCTTGATTTCAAAATTCTGGGTGGCATGTTCTTGACAAAGCACGAATTAAAAGAACTTCTTTCGACAGCTTTATTCACAAAAATTAGATTTTACGATGCTGGAGGAGGTCTATGGTTTGCTATTGCTGAAGCCAAGTGAATCAGGAGAGTTATGTGAGAAGATTATCGAAGCATATTCTACTTGCGCCATATAATTTAAGGTCTATTCTTCTATTTCGAAAGGACATAATGGAGGAAACGTCCTTGCATGCTATTGTGTCAAAGCCTTCGTCGATAATGGTACCTTTTCTCTTATTTTCCCAGCCTTCCACCAGTTAATAACAACTAGATCATTGTACCGCCAGATACATGCTAAGCACATCTTCATTATTTTCTGCATGGAAAAACACAGGTATATTCTGAGTTGCGGTAGCCTTAAAACTTGTGAGAAGCCAGTCGCCATTTTCAAACGCAAGCGTTCTCTCCATGAAAGCATCGTCTATGGCGAAGGTATCTGATACCACCTGTCTGTCATAGGGCCTAGGCATGGTTGAGACGAAATAGCTGTGAAGCTGTTGTAAAGCACCGGTATTAAGGTTAGCAACCCTCTGAGTGCTTATCCAGCCATGCAAATGGTATTTCCTTCCATGCCTCAAGAGCCTCTCAACCGCTCTGCTTGCTTGTTCTGTATAATCCTCTTTCTTGGGCTGAGCAGGGATGAACTCCTGAGCTTCGTCGATGACAAATAAAACCCTAGGCGTTAATTCAAAGTTCCTTTTCCTTATTCTAAATACCCCGTTGATTATCGATGCAGCCTGCTGTCTGGCATCCTCCGCCTCAGGTAAATTGACCACAAATAGCCTGGGAGAATCTTTCTTCTTCGATAGAATTTCTTGCACTAGGTCTTCCCAATCATACCCTCTTTCTTCTTTCTGCTTTGGAGACTTTGAGATAACATCCTGCAAGGTGTCAAAGACCTTTCTGACTGTTGATTTAGTATCTAGTTTGCTCGTTATATCACTCAGCTCTTCCAAGAGCTCATAAGTATCATTGCCGAACTGATTATCAAGAGAAAGATGTCTGCTCTTTACAAAATCGTTTATTCTTTGTATTATCGTAGGTATATACAATTTGGTGTTTATGGATCCATATTTGTCGCTTAAGGTATCAGACAAGACTTCTATCAAGCCGCCGTAGGTGGTGAACTTCAGCACGCCTTCCACGTTAACAACAGGAAGCTCGACAACTGTAACCTTTGACTGGTCGAACAGCTTTTTGACCTTTTCCGCCAGTTCTTTACCGCTATCAGTTAACGACTCCGGCATTGCATGTCTCTTTACATATTCTTCGGCTTTGTCCTTGGCTGTGAATTCCTCGGTAAAGATTACCCTGCTTGGATAGCCTAACAGGCAATCTATAAGGTGTATACCGTATTCAGATGATACATCAATGATAACAACTTTGAGATCAGGTATGACCCCAAGGGCCTTCCTCAACACCATCGCGGTAAGATTGGATTTGCCGCTCCCAGTAAAAGCAAAGACACCGACATGATAGTGCAGAAGTTTTTCTATGTCAACAGTAAGAGGTATCTCCTGATTCGTCACCCCAAGCAACTTCCCTATGCTGTACTTGTCAACATCCTTCTTCGGCACATAGCAGAGCAGCTTCTGAATTGCATCACTATGCAACAGCTTTACAGGACTGCCTGCCAGTACAGCAACCTGCTTTCTCTCGTATATTATGTCGCCATCTTTGATCCTCATTATGTAGTTTGTCGGGGCAGCTATAGCTTCTATCCACGTATTCTTCGAGCCTTTCTCCCACTCCTTCTGTATCAGGTCCATGAACTCTCTTCTAACTGCAGCAGGCTGAGACTTGTCTAAGGTTAGCATTGAATAATGCATTGGGTAAACATCGGCTATCTCATATACAGAATACACTTCATCAGACCCCAGAGTCTGAACGTTCGGAATCGCTAATAGCTGCCCAGCTGCCAGTTTCTTTATCACGTTCGGAGTGTAGATGCATTCGACTATTGCTGTCTTGAAAGTTATCGTGGAATGTCCGTCAGACGAGGTTCTTGTTGTAACTCTTATCTCCCTCAGATGAGCGTTGAATTCGCCTGTTATGTCATCGAATGCGTTCAAGGCCTATTTTCTCCTCTCCGATTCTATTTTGCTCCTATAATCTCTGAAGCTGGTCGAAAACAGCACCTGTTGGTCAAGGTCAGACTTCCTCATTTCAAGCGCCAAGGCAGCCAAGTAGGCATTTCTGTTCTCTTCCAGCACAGCCTTTGCCTTCTTATCGGCTAGGAACAGCGGGTAATTATGGCCGAGGGCTTCCGGAATGACGTCCCCAGCCATCGATGAAAGTATCGCTATGCAGAGGTTAGTCATTCTTGATTCATTTGAAAGATGCAAGACTGGATGGATTTTGTTATCAATCTTATTATCGAAATGGTGCAAAGTGAGTTCATTCCAGTGATCATACCTAGAGTAAACAGGCCTGTCGAACGTAAAAACATGGCTCCTTACAGAAGGATTGTTTGAACTGCTCCACAACTGCATATAGCATTTTACGAACGTCCTCTCTTGACTTATTATGTTTTTGTACGCCCCTCTTACCTTAGCTTCTCCCTTCGGTAAAGAAGCATCGTCTCCTGGAGCCATAGTCCTGAACGCTGCGTCGATATCTATCGAATGCCAAGGTGTGGGGACATGTTCGCTGTTGATGACGCTATTTGTCTGCAAAAGCATCTTGTCGCTGTCGAAGTTTGGAAGAGATATTTGCAACAACCTGCTTGAACGAAGCAAAGGAACTACAGTCTTTATCAACTCAGCTGCTGAGGTATCTTTGGTTATACCTATGGGTAATATATTGCGATTCCATGATTCCCTAGCCAAATAATATATCAAAAGCAACGTAATGAAATCAAGGTCATCTGCCTTTATCCATTCTTCATGCCCTTCCTTTGATATTCTAAGGGGATGCCCTTTATCTGTGTTGAAGACATGCTCGGCAGTACTTTTTGCAGCATGCATAACCCTGTTCCAGTAATCATGAACCTCTTTCTTCAACTTGAAGTTGAAGACTTGCTCAAAGATATGAAAGTCGTTCTCAAGCCTTCCGAATTCCTTCTGCAACTTTGGACCGTAAGCTGGGTTTATTCGCAACCTGCCCAAAAGTTGAGGTATACTCAGCTGACTTTCGTCCATGAGTTTCAGCAACGCTGCATATTCAATAAATTGACTCCTAGCAGGAGGTATGCCAGCTGATTGATTGGCAAGAAGCATCCTTGCCAGCTGCAGGTCAAAATTACTGACCTTACCGTATGGGGTATCCATTCCTTCAAGGATGGAAGCATGCTCATCTATCACTTCCTTCGTTGACCAGACCAGATGACCCATATCTCCAGCCAGCGTCCTGTCAAGAAGTATTATCTTGACGTCTTTGTCAGATTCTATTGCTTTGTATGCCAGATAGTACTCTGCTAGATGCATTATAGAGCTGGGCAGTCTCTCAACATCTACCTCAATTCCCGCTTGTGTCGACTGACCGAATACGCTGGCAGCATCTTCCTCTGAAAGAGGGATAGCAGCTGAAACACCAGTATCCTCTACCGGTTCTGGTTCGTCTGCTGTTGAGTTATCTGACGTAAACCGGACAAGACCCTTGTACGTAAACGCTCCCACGTAGAATACCAGAAGGTCAAGCTCCTCATCATAAGCTGTAGTTCCATCTATGGCTATGTATTTGACACTGTCACTTCCGAAGAATTCTACAGCTGTCTTCTTGGCAGCGTCATAGTCTACACCGAAACGTAGTAGCTTATTTACATCTTGATATGAACTTCTTAGCTGATCAAACTTTTTCTTGAAGGAATTGAAGATGTATGTGGAAGAAGTCTTCACTCCTTCAATCGTTCTGTGACTCCCAGATTGCGCCAAGACATCAATCACCCTCTTAATATTTGGGCCCTTCGGAACTAGTGCTTAGGATGATATGCGCACTATAGAATAACCGCCTGTATACCGCCTGAAATGATCCCACGAAACGTTCGAGACACCATCTCATCATAATTATCCTTATTCCTCTCTCTTCAGCAAGATATTATATCTTATTAACGAGTTGTTAGTTCTCTCTCATCCTGCATAATATAAGAATTACAAGTCTTGCGATTTTCAAGACGTGTTCATATCATTTTGAACCATGGTTTGTGTTCCTGAATTTTATCGTGTTGGTATCCATAACACCTCTCGCTGTAACCAACTAGAAGACCCCAAAACTGGAAGCGAAGGAATCTTTAACGCTAGATAATCAGACTGAAGTTATTGCAAATCATCATTGTTATCAAAATCAAAAAGTTTTTTGATCTGAGATATGCTTCACAGACTTGAGACCATGGAGAAATGGTGGCTGGTTGTCGGTACCAAGGAAAACTGGAAGACAGCATTTGAGAATAAAGGCATCTGGGGGCTAAGATCCACAGCCAGGCATAATACGATATGGAAACAGCTCGATCGTGACGACTACATACTATTCTATGTTAATTCACCCATAAGTGGTGTAATAGGCTACGGTAAGGTGAGGAACAAGTTCAAACAGGATAAACCGCTCTGGCCAGAGGAAACAAGAAAAAGAAAGGTCATATGGCCTAACAGGTTTGAATTTGACCCTATCTACCTTGTTCCAGAAGAGTACTGGAAGGAACAGGCAGTGAAAGATGATAAACTGAAGGTACTCGCACGTAGTGGCTTTCAACCCTTGGATACTGATATAGCTGAAGAGATTGTAAATCAATTTGGTCCACAAAAGGGGAAAGGACAGGTAGTAGAGAAAGGTAAGCATGACCAAATAATTGAAAAGATCGTACAAATCGGGAAGATGCAGAGGTTTATTGCGGACAAAGAATACCCAATGGATGGCACCAGACTTGACGTGGTGTGGAGGAGAGTGGAAGAAGGTTCACCAACTTACGTCTTTGAGGTTCAAGTAGGAGGAGATATCTACCACGCGCTCGGCAAGCTTAAACATGCGTATGACAAATGGAATAGTAATACCTATCTAATATTGAGCAACGAGCACAGGCCCGAAGCCGAAAAACTCCTATCCGGAACCTTTCACGAAATAAGAGAGAGAACAAAACTTATCGATTTAGAGCAAGCAGAAGAACTGTTTAACTTGAAGAAGAGATACTATGATTACGAAAAGCAAATAGGCATCCTTTAGCTACACTGGTTTGCTTATCCTACGAAGTAGCAGTGGTCTACCTCAAACAGAATTGATCCGTAATCGGCTTTGGATCTGTACCATATTGTTAGCCAGACTGGCTAGATGCGGTCGATTCACTTGATTCCATAAACATCTTTTTAATCGGTTCTTTATCCTTCCCTAAACATTGCCGAGCGAGCGCCAGATGAAGAATCAAGACTTACAAATACTGAACATACTGAATCCTCTAGTTTCTCAATGGCTCGCTCGTTTTGAGAGTTTAACTCCTCCTCAAAAATTAGCGATTCCTCTGATTCATCAGGGAAAGAATACATTGATTGCTTCCCCTACTGGAAGCGGGAAGACTCTGGCAGCCTTTCTGAGCATAATAAGCGAGCTGATTAATCTATCACAGAGGGGCGAGCTGCAGGAGCAGGTCTACTGCATCTACATTTCTCCATTAAGGGCCCTTTCGAACGACATCAAAAAGAACTTGCTTCAACCTCTTGAAGAGATAGACAAGATAGCTCAGCAACACAAAATGAAGCCTCTCGGGATCAGGGTAGCAACCAGAACAGGCGATACTACCCAGTCAGAAAGGGCCAGAATGCTGATTCATCCTCCCCATATTCTGATCACAACTCCTGAAAGTCTCTCGATAATGATTACAGCCCCCAAGTTCAAGGAGAAGCTGAAGTCTGTCAGATGGGTTATAGTTGACGAAATACACGAAATCTGCGAATCGAAGAGAGGTGTTCATCTATCCCTAACTCTGGAGAGGCTGCAGGACCTTTGCCAAGCTGCTCCAGCCAGAATAGGCCTGAGCGCTACGATCCATCCTCTGGATGAAGTTGCAAGATACTTGGTAGGTTATGAGAACGGCAGGGAAAGAGATTGCGAAATAGTCGATACCAGGTTTGTCAAGCCTACAGAATTTCTGGTCAGCTCTCCTGCAAGGGACCTGATGGGCACTTCATCTTCAAAAATCACAAATGCTATGTACAGACAAATAGCTGAGCTGGTAAAGAAGTACAGAACATCTCTTGTGTTCACAAACACAAGGTCAGGAACTGAAAGAGTTGTCTATCATCTCTCAAAGCTTAATGCAGTTGACCTTGAAGAACTGGCAGCCCATCACAGCTCTCTATCAAGGGAGATAAGACTTGACGTTGAAGATAGACTGAAGCAGGGTAAGATGAAGGTTGTGGTAACTTCAACTTCGCTCGAGCTTGGAATAGACATCGGAACGATTGACCTTGTAATTCAGATAGGCTCTCCAAAGTCGATATCGAGATGCCTGCAGAGGATAGGAAGGTCAGGTCATTCGCTCAGCACAGCATCAAGGGGTGTTCTGATAGGGCTTGAGAGGGATGACCTGGTAGAAGATATGGTGATAGTCAGAGAAGCGCTCAAAGGCAGACTGGACAGAGTGCACATCCCGAAGGGTAGTCTTGACGTTCTTGCACAGCATGTTGTTGGTATGGCTCTGGAAAAGAAGTGGAATGCCAAGGAGGCCTATGAACTAGTGAAGAGAAGCTATTGTTACAGAGATTTGACCTTCGACAGCTTTGAAAGGGTGCTAAAATATCTCTCAGGAGGTTATTCCACGCTCGAAGGTTACAAGGTTTATGGCAAGATATGGTATGATGCTGATGAGAAGGTCTTTGGTAAAAGAGGAAAACTGATGCGGGTAATTTATGCAACGAACATAGGAACAATACCGGATGAAGTAGCAGTAAAGGTGTATGATGAGAAGAACAGACCAGTCGGTTCAATAGAGGAAGAGTTTCTTGAGAGGCTGAGCAAGGGAGACATATTCACACTTGGTGGAAGACTCTACATGTTCAGGCATGCAAAGGGCTTCAAGGCTTATGTCAGCAGGATAAAGGATGGTAAGCCGACTGTGCCATCATGGTTCAGCGAAATGCTTCCTCTAAGCTTTGACTTGGGAGAAGCTATAGGTGACTTCAGGAATCAGGTCTTCAATCTGCTGAGGATGAATAAGAGCAGAGAATCAATTCTCAGATTCATAATGCAGACAACTCATTCAGACAGAAAAGCAGCAGAGGCTGTGCTGGGTTATTTTGATGCGGAGATGAGGTTTCTGAAGAAGATAGGAATAGAGCAGACTCCAGACAACAGGAACATCATAGTTGAAAACTACGTAGATTCAGAAGGAAGGCAGAATATAATATTCAATTGCGTCTTCGGCAGAAGAGTTCATGATGCTCTATCAAGAGCCTATGCCCAGGCAATTACCGAGTCGATGAACAGAAACGTGCTGGTCAACGTTCAGGACTCGTGCTTCTCTCTGGTTCTTGAGCCGGGGCTGAGATATGATGTGAAGAAACTGCTGGGCCAGATAACATCCGCAAATGTAAGGGAGAAGCTGGTGGAATCGGTAAAGCATACTGAGATGGTCAAGAGGAGATTCAGGCACTGTGCAACAAGGGCCCTCATGATACTGAGAAATTACAAGGGGCATGAGATAAGGCTGTCAAAGCAGCAGATAAATTCTCAGATCCTTCTCGGTGTATCCGAGAAGCTGGAAAGGTTTCCTGTTGTTGAGGAGACCTACAGAGAGATAGTTGAAGACTTGATGGACGTTGAGGGGGCAAAATCCGTGTTGAGAGATGTTGAACTTGGTACAAGGAGGTTCATAGTGACGGATGAGCTGGACCTGCCTTCGCCATTCACTCATGAACTGCTTGTATCAGCGTACACGGATGTGGTGTTGATGGAGGATAGGAGGGCACTTCTCAACTCGTTGTACCAGACGGTAATGAGAAGGATAGGTGGGAGAGATGCAGGAGGCAACAATAAAGCTGGCTAAAGGCCTGCTCATAGTTAGCCCATGGCCTGTCATCTACTTGGAGAAGGAAAGAGCTATTGTGGCTTCAGATTTGCACTTGGGCTTTGAAGATAAGCTGGAACAGGAAGGGATCAGCATACCTCGTTCTTTTCTTGGTCAGATTCTCCAGTCGATTGTGGAACCTGCGAGAGAGATGGGTGCTGCAAAGATAATATTTCTTGGCGATGTCAAACATGAGTTTGGTGAGCCAGAAGAGGCTGAATGGTTCTTTGTCAAGAAGATGATAAGGGAATGCTTCAAGGTTGTTGAGAAGGTTGAAGTTGTCAAGGGGAACCACGACAATTATATAGCAAGGATACTGAAAGAATTCAACATACCTCTTTACACCCCTTCGCTCGAAGCTGGAGGCTACATTTTGACCCATGGCCACCTAGATGTAAGGGGTAAGAGACTGCTGATCGGTCATGAGCACCCTGCAGTCAGCGTAAAGGATGATTTCGGGATGAAGCACAGGTACAAAGCATTCATTGAAGCAGAGCTTGGAGACGAAAAGGTGTTTGTGCTGCCTTCAGCTTCACCGATAACTCTGGGAACTGACATGAACGAAACCCCTTCTTCCCAGTTCCTCTCTCCTATACTGAATGGCAAGAGATTGGATAATGCCATACCATATCTTGTCGAAATCGGTATAGCCGTGAAGAAATTTCCACCGTTGAAGATGTTATAGGATTGCAGAAGACGAAACATGCATTATCATCCACAGCATAGGTTTGCTGTTATTTTATGATAAAAAAGAACCAGATGCAAATGCTTTTAACATGATGTTTTATCAAAACATTTGTTGAATGGAGATACCGACTCCAGAATAAGTGAAAAGATAAGGATCGAATCTCTCTCAGACCTGATATTCGGCCTCGCACTATCCATAGGCTCCTTGGTTCTCATATCAAGCATTCCGACCTCTCCGTCCCAGCTTACCGTAGATGTGGTTCAATTCGCTTTTAGCTTCATAATCCTTGTGAGCATCTGGACGATATACACAAGGATCGTCCGCTTCCTTTCGATTGAGACAGATACTGCTCTTGTTCTCAACATTCTACTTCTCTTTACTGTTGCCATAGAACCTTTCCTCTTCTACGTAATTGTTAAAGGGTCAGGATTCGAAGGCTATGCCACATCTGTTTTTGGCATAGATATTGGTCTTATGAACTTTATTCTGTTCGGTATGATCACTGTTGCTCTTTCTCAGCTCAAAAGAAAAGGGGGAAACTTACATGTGCAGGAATTCAGAACTCTCTCAAGGCGAAGAATAACACAGTTGCTGGGCGGCGTCGTTTTTATGGTTTCCTCCTTGCCATACTTCTGGGTCGAAGTCCCTTTTGGCGGTTACCTGAGACTTGACCTATGGATAGCCGGCTTCCTCTCATTCTTCTTTTTCAGATTATGGCAGAAAATCTCAAAATGATTTTTCAGAAGCTATCATTGCCATCATGTTTCATGCTGCCCTGCTCAAACAATTCCTTAACTAGCAGTAGAAACACTCCTACCATAAGAGAGAGCATTAACCCTCCCCCTAGCATAAGAAGTGAGGAGCTGGAATAGATTCCAGAAAGGCTTCCGAACCCTGCGAGTGTTCCCAGCATGGCCATCGCAACAGCAGACAACGGGTATGAAATTCTTCTCTTCTTCAAACCTACCAATCCATTTGTTATAACCAGCTTCTATTAAGGATTCTCAACAGCGAAATAACCAACTTTCTGCGAACGTTTGATAAAGGTGATAGAGTAGATGCGATAAGG
This portion of the Conexivisphaerales archaeon genome encodes:
- a CDS encoding ribonuclease H-like domain-containing protein; translated protein: MNENGILYSRKTLLGLYQGTLIDFETTGVIGVDPSCEVITLGYLTQNQLVVLQRKSFEKHGYYNELKKLLNALPKPFYSYNYEFEMKVMKEELGMQVNDSDFYDIMKPYKEMAETRRMKWPKLDELISEPEDYFGEGKVSGKDVPELWYAYLQSGDESILDAIAQHCFSDVLREMVLLIRGI
- a CDS encoding GYD domain-containing protein; amino-acid sequence: MYFVTLVKFRKKLTKQDFAEEDKLEKEFAKKGLKVKEDFYTLGRYDNIMVIEAPDEKTVASFLLKQSHIVTSETLAAIPKSEGRKLVG
- a CDS encoding class I SAM-dependent methyltransferase, with translation MPKVKPVWKPEFLDIWNATLGFYKIWVIHLGRRYGILQALEETSYSPDELASTLGLQPEPIRIWCDVAYSLGLVQRKKGRYHLSKRLASILVNENDVNYIGGLVSYIALRSLDFGVFDDYFKNGASYMPQPHTTEAFEEATKWDHTAFMKLVLPREKRLRTVLENAKVLDLGSGAGNWSIKLASYFKNSTFVCIDPDATAIESGRKKSLELGLHNITFHVSKAEEMNFKNEFDVVYLGEVLCLINQRKEVLKACYSALKEGGFVVICEGLINVDKKKPDNQLTEAMQLDFKILGGMFLTKHELKELLSTALFTKIRFYDAGGGLWFAIAEAK
- a CDS encoding ATP-binding protein, translating into MNAFDDITGEFNAHLREIRVTTRTSSDGHSTITFKTAIVECIYTPNVIKKLAAGQLLAIPNVQTLGSDEVYSVYEIADVYPMHYSMLTLDKSQPAAVRREFMDLIQKEWEKGSKNTWIEAIAAPTNYIMRIKDGDIIYERKQVAVLAGSPVKLLHSDAIQKLLCYVPKKDVDKYSIGKLLGVTNQEIPLTVDIEKLLHYHVGVFAFTGSGKSNLTAMVLRKALGVIPDLKVVIIDVSSEYGIHLIDCLLGYPSRVIFTEEFTAKDKAEEYVKRHAMPESLTDSGKELAEKVKKLFDQSKVTVVELPVVNVEGVLKFTTYGGLIEVLSDTLSDKYGSINTKLYIPTIIQRINDFVKSRHLSLDNQFGNDTYELLEELSDITSKLDTKSTVRKVFDTLQDVISKSPKQKEERGYDWEDLVQEILSKKKDSPRLFVVNLPEAEDARQQAASIINGVFRIRKRNFELTPRVLFVIDEAQEFIPAQPKKEDYTEQASRAVERLLRHGRKYHLHGWISTQRVANLNTGALQQLHSYFVSTMPRPYDRQVVSDTFAIDDAFMERTLAFENGDWLLTSFKATATQNIPVFFHAENNEDVLSMYLAVQ